One Leopardus geoffroyi isolate Oge1 chromosome B1, O.geoffroyi_Oge1_pat1.0, whole genome shotgun sequence DNA window includes the following coding sequences:
- the RPL34 gene encoding 60S ribosomal protein L34: protein MVQRLTYRRRLSYNTASNKTRLSRTPGNRIVYLYTKKVGKAPKSACGVCPGRLRGVRAVRPKVLMRLSKTKKHVSRAYGGSMCAKCVRDRIKRAFLIEEQKIVVKVLKAQAQSQKAK, encoded by the exons ATGGTCCAGCGTTTGACATACCGTCGTAGGCTGTCCTACAATACAGCCTCTAACAAAACTAGGCT GTCCCGAACCCCAGGTAATAGAATCGTTTACCTTTATACCAAGAAGGTTGGGAAAGCACCAAAATCTGCATGTGGCGTGTGCCCAGGCCGACTTCGAGGA GTTCGTGCTGTGAGACCTAAAGTTCTTATGAGGCTGTCCAAAACGAAAAAACACGTCAGCAGGGCCTACGGTGGTTCCATGTGTGCTAAGTGTGTTCGTGACAG gatCAAACGTGCATTCCTTATTGAGGAGCAGAAAATCGTTGTGAAAGTGTTGAAGGCACAAGCACAGAGTCAGAAagctaaataa